In the genome of Spea bombifrons isolate aSpeBom1 chromosome 11, aSpeBom1.2.pri, whole genome shotgun sequence, one region contains:
- the LOC128469212 gene encoding gastrula zinc finger protein XlCGF57.1-like, which produces MDVVLSTNCSSDDYIIVRKPSDCVPPSDGPRVSDGPPGTRSPSPVPPPHSLTHDRNREQKILELTNKMMSLLTGEVPVRCDDVTVYFSMEEWEYLEGHKELYRDVMMETHQPRGSPDASEVRDRDPNFPLDCKTSHFIKEESASCEETDICDPAESPQTELTSTRNEDGSPSDEDGNVSAPDTHTEHDGGDNTSVHVKEESASNEDYWIPTEHKGSTSTDKTQTSNTHFQCETPPDEGTYSCHECQERFTSDSDLLLHQTIHNRSAVSSLDCGKSSHSNSPIVKRQHIHKGEKPYSCPECGKCFNRNTHLVEHLRIHTGEKPYSCSVCGKCFISSSYLFQHFRIHTQEKPFSCSECGKCFHRNAHLVRHHKIHTEEKPYSCSECGKCFKLNAHFVLHQRTHTGEKPFPCSVCEKCFSSKSSLVRHSRIHTGEKPYSCSDCGKCFRQSSDFALHKRTHTGEKAFPCSECGKRFNRKWHLIQHVRIHTGEKPYSCSECGKCFTRYSHFAIHQRTHTGEKAFPCSECGKCFNRKWHLIQHVRIHTGEKPYSCSECGKCFKRYSHFVVHQRTHTGEKAFPCSECGKCFTRKWHLVRHVRIHTEEKPYSCSECGKCFTQSSDFTLHQRSHTGEKPFPCSE; this is translated from the exons ATGGATGTCGTTCTGTCCACAAACTGCAGCTCAGAT GATTATATAATTGTGAGGAAGCCCAGTGACTGCGTCCCACCCAGCGACGGCCCCCGTGTGTCAGACGGACCCCCCGGGACCCGGAGCCCCAGCCCGGTGCCTCCACCTCACTCGCTGACCCACGACAGGAACCGCGAGCAGAAGATCCTGGAACTGACCAACAAGATGATGTCCCTGCTGACTGGAGAG GTTCCTGTAAGGTGTGATGATGTCACCGTCTATTTCTCCATGGAGGAGTGGGAGTATTTAGAAGGACACAAGGAGCTTTACAGGGACGTGATGATGGAGACCCACCAGCCCCGCGGCTCTCCGG ACGCATCCGAGGTCAGAGATCGAGACCCTAATTTTCCGCTGGACTGTAAGACGTCTCATTTTATTAAGGAGGAATCCGCCTCATGTGAAGAGACAGACATTTGTGACCCGGCTGAGTCTCCACAGACAGAGCTCACATCGACTCGTAATGAGGACGGATCCCCCTCAGATGAAGACGGAAATGTCTCAGCCCCCGATACACACACAGAGCACGACGGGGGGGATAATACGTCTGTCCACGTAAAGGAGGAATCAGCTTCCAATGAAGATTATTGGATCCCAACCGAACACAAGGGATCTACTTCTACTGATAAAACCCAAACCAGTAACACACATTTTCAGTGTGAAACACCCCCCGATGAGGGTACATATAGCTGCCACGAGTGTCAGGAACGGTTTACCAGTGACTCTGATCTTCTTCTACATCAGACCATCCATAATAGATCGGCGGTCTCCTCTCTGGACTGTGGGAAAAGTTCTCACTCTAACTCTCCAATAGTTAAGCGCCAGCATATTCACAAAGGTGAGAAGCCTTATTCCTGTCCTGAATGCGGGAAATGTTTTAACAGGAACACACACCTTGTTGAACACCTTAGAATTCACACTGGGGAGAAACCATATTCTTGTTCCGTGtgtggaaaatgttttattagtagCTCATACCTTTTTCAGCATTTCAGAATTCACACCCAGGAGAAACCTTTTTCTTGTTCTgagtgcgggaaatgttttCATAGGAACGCGCATCTTGTTCGACATCACAAAATTCACACAGAGGAGAAGCCTTATTCCTGTTCTgagtgcgggaaatgttttAAGCTAAACGCTCATTTTGTCCTCCACCAGCGCACTCACACAGGAGAAAAACCATTCCCATGTTCCGTGTGTGAGAAGTGTTTTAGCAGTAAATCAAGCCTTGTTCGACATAGCAGAATCCACACTGGAGAGAAGCCTTATTCCTGTTCAGACTGCGGGAAATGTTTCAGACAGTCTTCGGATTTTGCCCTTCACAAGCGGACTCACACAGGAGAAAAAGCATTTCCGTGTTCCGAGTGCGGAAAGCGCTTTAACCGTAAATGGCACCTTATTCAACATGTCAGAAttcacaccggggagaagccGTATTCCTGTTCTGAGTGTGGGAAGTGTTTCACGCGATACTCACATTTTGCCATCCACCAGCGAACTCACACAGGAGAAAAAGCATTTCCATGTTCTGAGTGCGGAAAGTGTTTTAACCGTAAATGGCACCTTATTCAACATGTCAGAAttcacaccggggagaagccGTATTCGTGTTCGgagtgcgggaaatgtttcAAGCGATACTCACATTTTGTAGTCCACCAGCGAACTCACACAGGAGAAAAGGCTTTTCCGTGTTCTGAGTGCGGAAAGTGTTTTACTCGTAAATGGCACCTTGTTCGACATGTCAGAATTCACACTGAGGAGAAGCCTTATTCCTGTTCCgagtgcgggaaatgtttcACACAGTCCTCAGATTTTACCCTCCACCAGCGCAGTCACACAGGAGAGAAACCATTTCCGTGTTCTGAGTAA
- the LOC128469187 gene encoding oocyte zinc finger protein XlCOF7.1-like, giving the protein MRHQRILKGENRYSCSVCGICFKRNSQLARHFRIHTGEKPYSCSECGKCFNSNSNLVKHLIIHTQEKPYSCSACGKCFNRNSNLIQHLRTHTGEKRYSCPKCRKCFNSNLQLLEHLRTHTVEKPYTCIVCAKLFKCSSDLDQHLIIHTQEKPYSCSECGKCFNRNWNLVQHLRIHTQEKPYSCPKCGKCFAVTSNLVRHLRIHTGEKPYSCSDCGKCFNWNSSLTVHLRTHTGEKPFRCSKCGKCFACTTTLNKHLKIHTGEKPYSCSECGKCFVHYSNFTVHLRTHTGEKPFPCSVCGKCFGSNSGLAKHLGIHSEEKSFSCSVCGKCFKQYSYLTHHLRTHTGVKPFKCSECGKCFNCKASLARHLRVHTGEKPYSCSQCGKRFSHFSGFAAHRRTYTGEKPFMCSVCGKRFSGNSGLVQHLRIHTGEKPYSCSVCGKSFTQSSGFVLHQRSHTGEKPFPCSECGKCFISNSNLVRHLRTHTGEKLFSCSECGKTFKEKSHFVIHQQTHTGEKTSL; this is encoded by the exons ATGAGGCATCAGCGTATTCTAAAAGGTGAAAATCGCTATTCCTGTTCTGTATGTGGGATATGTTTTAAGAGGAACTCGCAGCTTGCTCGACACTTTAGAATTCACACTGGAGAGAAGCCTTATTCCTGTTCTGAATGCGGGAAATGTTTTAACAGTAATTCAAACCTTGTAAAACATCTTATAATTCACACCCAGGAGAAGCCTTATTCTTGTTCTGCATGTGGGAAATGTTTTAACAGGAACTCCAACCTAATTCAGCATCTTAGAACCCACACCGGTGAGAAGCGCTATTCTTGTCCCAAGTGCAGGAAATGTTTCAACAGTAACTTGCAGCTTCTTGAACATCTTAGAACTCACACAGTCGAGAAGCCTTATACATGTATTGTCTGTGcgaaattatttaaatgtagctCGGACCTTGATCAACATCTCATAATTCACACCCAGGAGAAACCTTATTCCTGTTCCGAGTGTGGGAAATGTTTTAACAGGAACTGGAACCTTGTTCAGCATCTCAGAATTCACACTCAGGAGAAGCCTTATTCCTGTCCCAAGTGTGGGAAGTGTTTTGCTGTTACCTCAAACCTTGTTCGGCATCTCAGAAttcacaccggggagaagccTTATTCTTGTTCTGACTGCGGGAAATGTTTTAACTGGAACTCGAGCCTT actg TCCACCTGCGCACTCACACTGGTGAAAAACCATTTCGATGTTCCAAGTGTGGCAAATGTTTTGCGTGCACCACGACCCTCAATAAACATCTCAAAAttcacaccggggagaagccTTATTCCTGTTCCGAATGCGGGAAGTGTTTCGTTCATTACTCTAATTTCACTGTCCACCTGCGGACTCACACAGGAGAGAAACCGTTTCCGTGTTCTGTGTGTGGAAAATGTTTTGGCAGTAACTCTGGCCTTGCTAAACATCTCGGAATTCACAGCGAGGAGAAATCTTTTTCTTGTTCCGTGTGCGGGAAATGTTTCAAACAGTACTCGTATTTAACCCACCACCTGCGGACTCACACAGGAGTTAAACCATTTAAGTGTTCTGAATGTGGGAAATGTTTTAACTGTAAGGCAAGCCTTGCTCGGCATCTCCGCGttcacaccggggagaagccTTATTCCTGTTCCCAGTGCGGGAAACGTTTCTCACACTTTTCAGGTTTTGCCGCCCACCGGAGAACTTACACAGGAGAGAAACCGTTTATGTGCTCTGTGTGTGGGAAACGTTTTAGTGGTAACTCAGGCCTTGTTCAACATCTTCGAAttcacaccggggagaagccTTATTCCTGTTCCGTGTGCGGGAAATCGTTCACGCAGTCTTCCGGTTTTGTCCTCCACCAGCGGTCTCACACAGGAGAAAAACCATTTCCGTGTTCAgagtgcgggaaatgttttATCAGCAACTCAAACCTTGTTCGACATCTCCGAACCCACACCGGTGAGAAGCTGTTTTCATGTTCCGAATGTGGGAAAACTTTCAAAGAAAAGTCACATTTTGTAATCCATCAGCAGACTCACACGGGAGAAAAAACATCTCTGTGA